One Micromonospora craniellae genomic region harbors:
- a CDS encoding isochorismatase family protein, translated as MSNALIIVDVQKDFCEGGSLAVAGGAGVAAGISRLLATEPDRWDHVVATKDYHIDPGDHFSDAPDFVSTWPRHCVVGTPGTDFHPELATDRIEAVFLKGEYAAAYSGFEGNAEDGEGLADWLRRRGVDRVDVVGIATDHCVRATALDAAREGFATTVLLDLTAAVAPDTTDVALRAFDGAGITVHGAPVLRDA; from the coding sequence GTGAGCAACGCGCTGATCATCGTCGACGTGCAGAAGGACTTCTGCGAGGGCGGCTCGCTGGCCGTCGCGGGCGGAGCCGGCGTCGCCGCCGGGATCTCCCGGCTGCTGGCCACCGAGCCGGACCGCTGGGACCACGTGGTGGCGACGAAGGACTACCACATCGATCCGGGCGACCACTTCTCCGACGCACCGGACTTCGTCAGCACCTGGCCCCGGCACTGTGTGGTCGGCACCCCGGGTACCGACTTCCATCCGGAGCTGGCCACCGACCGGATCGAGGCGGTCTTCCTCAAGGGTGAGTACGCCGCCGCGTACTCCGGCTTCGAAGGAAACGCCGAGGACGGCGAAGGGCTGGCCGACTGGCTGCGCCGACGCGGGGTGGACCGGGTCGACGTGGTCGGTATCGCCACCGACCACTGCGTCCGCGCGACCGCCCTGGACGCCGCCCGCGAGGGCTTCGCCACCACCGTGCTGCTGGACCTGACCGCGGCCGTCGCACCGGACACCACCGACGTCGCGCTGCGCGCCTTCGACGGTGCCGGAATCACCGTGCACGGCGCCCCTGTGCTCAGGGACGCATGA
- a CDS encoding Mov34/MPN/PAD-1 family protein produces MLSIDRSIVDAIVAHARRDHPDEACGVVAGPVGTDTPTRHIPMENAARSMTFYEFDSMEHLRVWREMDDRDEEPVVIYHSHTATEAYPSRTDISFAGEPGAHYLLVSTREPDTEEIRSFRIVDGVVTEEPVRILDAGVDPHAVQSYMFGQSPATVDYECSGR; encoded by the coding sequence GTGCTGAGCATCGACCGGTCGATCGTCGACGCGATCGTCGCCCACGCCCGTCGGGACCACCCCGACGAGGCCTGCGGCGTGGTCGCCGGCCCGGTCGGCACCGACACCCCGACCCGGCACATCCCCATGGAGAACGCCGCCCGCTCGATGACGTTCTACGAGTTCGACTCGATGGAGCACCTGCGGGTGTGGCGCGAGATGGACGACCGCGACGAGGAACCGGTCGTGATCTACCACTCGCACACCGCCACCGAGGCGTACCCCTCGCGGACGGACATCTCCTTCGCCGGTGAGCCCGGCGCGCACTACCTGCTCGTCTCCACCCGCGAACCCGACACGGAGGAGATCCGTTCCTTCCGCATCGTGGACGGGGTGGTCACCGAGGAGCCGGTGCGGATCCTCGACGCCGGGGTGGATCCACACGCCGTGCAGTCGTACATGTTCGGGCAGAGCCCGGCGACGGTCGACTACGAGTGTTCGGGCCGCTGA
- a CDS encoding helix-turn-helix transcriptional regulator, which produces MSRWKFVGRTAELDRLQAAVTGAEGRRGIFFAGSPGIGKSRLLREGVDALPSEEYAVWWIAASATTQAVPFGGLVQVLPVEQPQGLSPAGILRWAVDVLQQQAAGRRIVLAVDDAHLLDPPSAALVHLVARSENAFVVGTLRDGEQIPLPIRALWTDGLVAHAEVSPLPPAETARLLREILGCQVDHASSERLGRLSSGNPLLLRELVHAATNSGESSKTYGVWTWTGRLELAPNLTELIDIRINQLTPGVRTVVELVAFGEPLGLRLLYRAAEQADVETAEERGLITVAPSDRRVDVRLAHPLYGEVVRRQCPVSRTRRLQAHLAELLEGAGKRRREDLLRVAVWRLDSGTAQDPAMLVDAAGQAFARYDVPLATRLARAALDAGGGFDAAELLATILMFADRPAEALGVLDAVATDTGDEERLSRWLTVRGMVSYWGLSQHSTVEEIAKRGGDLKDHAAQARVRAFESIMRLHRLDAPTALRLAQHVLDRPAASIAARELARCAIAHLQAVQGQLCRSATAVELVQAKVASWRADMPYLQLAVELARGTRLALSGDLAGIDALVADEFADLADAGDFRLGSGYLSILRAYAARLRGRSDAALQAALGACAVLATSRVYAGLAQAERAQAAALRGDARQAAEAMAEADRIHAPSMAVLYPWLEQARAATLAAGGDVAGAAAHLHGLVDRLRVDGFAGHETLVLHDLVRLGEATAPTGPTCSDGSRRTVAQRLAELSEQVDGNLPPLLARHARAAAESSPEQLLTAADGFLDLGLALPAAEAAAEAVHLLRQRRSPQLASAGERLAVMLGCCDMVHTPALRAATPTLSDREWQVARLAALGETSRAIAEQLFLSARTVENHLQRIYTKLGVTGRAELRAALRAIPGHDGTATA; this is translated from the coding sequence ATGAGTCGGTGGAAGTTCGTGGGCCGCACGGCAGAACTCGACCGTCTGCAGGCGGCGGTGACCGGTGCCGAGGGGCGGCGAGGCATATTCTTCGCCGGAAGCCCCGGTATCGGCAAGAGCCGGTTGCTGCGGGAAGGGGTGGACGCGCTTCCCTCCGAGGAGTACGCGGTCTGGTGGATCGCGGCCAGCGCCACCACTCAGGCGGTGCCGTTCGGCGGTCTGGTCCAGGTGCTTCCGGTGGAGCAGCCGCAGGGACTCTCCCCGGCCGGCATCCTGCGCTGGGCCGTGGACGTGTTGCAGCAACAGGCAGCGGGCCGACGGATCGTGCTCGCCGTCGACGACGCGCACCTGCTCGACCCACCGTCGGCCGCGCTGGTGCACCTGGTCGCCCGGTCCGAGAACGCCTTCGTGGTGGGCACGCTGCGCGACGGCGAGCAGATCCCGCTGCCGATCCGGGCACTGTGGACGGACGGACTGGTCGCCCACGCCGAGGTGAGTCCGCTGCCACCGGCCGAGACCGCCCGGCTGCTCCGGGAGATCCTGGGCTGCCAGGTCGACCATGCCTCCTCCGAGCGGCTGGGCCGGCTCAGCTCCGGGAATCCGCTGCTGCTGCGCGAGCTGGTGCACGCCGCCACCAACAGCGGCGAGTCCAGCAAGACGTACGGCGTCTGGACCTGGACCGGCCGGCTGGAGCTGGCACCCAACCTGACCGAGCTGATCGACATCCGGATCAACCAGCTCACGCCCGGCGTACGCACGGTGGTCGAGCTGGTCGCGTTCGGCGAGCCGCTGGGTCTGCGGCTGCTCTACCGGGCGGCGGAACAGGCAGATGTGGAGACCGCCGAGGAACGCGGCCTGATCACGGTGGCCCCCTCGGACCGGCGGGTCGACGTGCGTCTGGCCCACCCGCTCTACGGCGAGGTGGTGCGCCGGCAGTGTCCGGTCAGCCGGACCCGCCGGTTGCAGGCGCACCTCGCCGAACTGCTGGAAGGGGCCGGCAAACGACGCCGGGAGGACCTGCTGCGGGTGGCGGTGTGGCGGCTGGACTCCGGGACCGCGCAGGACCCGGCGATGCTCGTCGACGCGGCCGGTCAGGCTTTCGCGCGCTACGACGTACCGCTGGCGACCCGGCTGGCCCGGGCCGCGCTCGACGCGGGCGGCGGCTTCGACGCGGCCGAGCTGCTGGCCACCATCCTGATGTTCGCCGACCGCCCGGCCGAGGCGCTCGGCGTGCTCGACGCCGTCGCCACGGACACCGGCGACGAGGAACGGCTCAGCCGGTGGCTCACGGTTCGCGGCATGGTCAGCTACTGGGGACTCAGTCAGCACTCGACGGTGGAGGAGATCGCCAAGCGCGGCGGCGACCTGAAGGACCACGCCGCCCAGGCCCGGGTACGCGCCTTCGAGTCGATCATGCGCCTGCACCGGCTGGACGCGCCGACCGCGCTGCGGCTCGCCCAGCACGTGCTGGACCGCCCGGCAGCCAGCATCGCCGCGCGGGAGCTGGCCCGGTGCGCCATCGCCCACCTCCAGGCGGTACAGGGGCAACTGTGCCGCAGCGCCACTGCGGTCGAACTCGTGCAGGCGAAGGTGGCCAGTTGGCGGGCGGACATGCCGTACCTGCAACTCGCCGTCGAGTTGGCCCGAGGCACCCGGCTGGCGCTCTCCGGCGATCTGGCCGGCATCGACGCGCTGGTCGCCGACGAGTTCGCCGACCTGGCCGACGCAGGCGACTTCCGGCTGGGCAGCGGCTACCTGTCGATCCTGCGCGCGTACGCGGCCCGGCTGCGCGGGCGCAGCGACGCGGCGTTGCAGGCCGCGCTCGGCGCCTGCGCGGTGCTGGCGACCAGCCGGGTCTACGCCGGCCTAGCCCAGGCCGAACGGGCGCAGGCCGCCGCGTTGCGCGGCGACGCCCGGCAGGCGGCCGAGGCGATGGCCGAGGCGGACCGCATCCACGCGCCGAGCATGGCGGTGCTGTATCCGTGGCTGGAGCAGGCCCGGGCGGCGACGCTCGCGGCCGGCGGTGACGTGGCCGGTGCGGCGGCCCACCTACACGGGCTGGTTGACCGGCTGCGGGTGGACGGCTTCGCCGGGCACGAGACCCTGGTGCTGCACGATCTGGTCCGGCTCGGCGAGGCCACCGCACCGACCGGCCCGACCTGCTCCGACGGCAGCCGCCGGACGGTCGCCCAGCGGCTGGCGGAACTGTCGGAACAGGTCGACGGCAACCTGCCTCCGCTGCTGGCCCGGCACGCCCGCGCGGCGGCCGAGAGTTCACCGGAGCAGCTACTCACCGCCGCCGACGGCTTCCTGGACCTGGGGTTGGCGCTGCCGGCCGCGGAAGCCGCCGCCGAGGCGGTGCACCTGCTGCGGCAGCGTCGTTCGCCGCAGCTCGCCAGTGCCGGCGAACGGCTCGCGGTGATGCTCGGCTGCTGTGACATGGTGCACACTCCGGCGCTGCGCGCGGCCACCCCGACACTGAGCGACCGGGAGTGGCAGGTGGCCCGGCTGGCGGCCCTCGGCGAGACCAGTCGCGCGATCGCTGAGCAGCTGTTTCTCTCCGCGCGGACGGTGGAGAACCACCTCCAGCGGATCTACACCAAGCTCGGGGTGACCGGGCGTGCGGAGCTGAGGGCGGCGCTGCGGGCGATCCCGGGCCACGACGGCACGGCGACAGCCTGA
- a CDS encoding PLP-dependent cysteine synthase family protein: MTRYDSLLDACGGTPLVGLPRLSPTVPDGVPPVRLWAKLEDRNPTGSVKDRAALFMVRAAEESGRLRPGDTILEPTSGNTGISLAMVAKLRGYRLVCVMPENVSTERVQLLRMYGAEIIFSPAAGGSNQAVATAKQIAAEHPDWVMLFQYGNEANARAHYETTGPELLHDLPTITHFVAGLGTTGTLMGTGRYLREKVEGIQIVAAEPRYGELVYGLRNIDEGYVPELYDATVLNRRFSVGTRDAVLRTRQLVEVEGLFVGFSTGAVLHAALAMAHEAVRDGRRADVAFVVSDGGWKYLSTGAYGGTLADAEDALEGQLWA; this comes from the coding sequence ATGACGCGGTACGACAGCCTGCTGGACGCCTGTGGTGGTACGCCCCTGGTGGGGCTGCCCCGACTGTCGCCGACGGTGCCCGACGGGGTGCCGCCGGTGCGGCTGTGGGCCAAGCTCGAGGACCGCAACCCGACCGGCAGCGTCAAGGACCGGGCCGCGCTGTTCATGGTGCGGGCCGCCGAGGAGTCCGGCCGGCTCCGGCCCGGCGACACGATCCTTGAGCCGACCAGCGGGAACACCGGCATCTCGCTGGCCATGGTGGCGAAGCTGCGCGGCTACCGGCTGGTCTGTGTGATGCCGGAGAACGTCTCCACCGAGCGGGTGCAGCTGCTCCGGATGTACGGCGCGGAGATCATCTTCTCGCCGGCGGCCGGCGGCTCCAACCAGGCGGTGGCCACCGCGAAGCAGATCGCCGCCGAGCACCCGGACTGGGTCATGCTGTTCCAGTACGGCAACGAGGCGAACGCCCGGGCGCACTACGAGACGACCGGCCCCGAGCTGCTGCACGACCTGCCCACGATCACCCACTTCGTGGCCGGGCTGGGCACCACCGGCACGTTGATGGGGACCGGGCGCTACCTGCGCGAGAAGGTCGAGGGCATCCAGATCGTCGCGGCCGAGCCGCGCTACGGCGAACTGGTCTACGGTCTGCGCAACATCGACGAGGGGTACGTCCCGGAGCTCTACGACGCGACCGTGCTCAACCGCCGGTTCTCCGTCGGCACCCGCGACGCGGTGCTGCGGACCCGGCAGTTGGTGGAGGTGGAGGGCCTCTTCGTCGGTTTCTCCACCGGGGCGGTGCTGCACGCCGCCCTGGCCATGGCGCACGAGGCGGTGCGGGACGGCCGCCGTGCCGACGTGGCGTTCGTGGTCAGCGACGGCGGCTGGAAGTACCTCAGCACCGGGGCGTATGGTGGCACGCTCGCCGACGCGGAGGACGCCCTGGAGGGGCAGCTCTGGGCCTGA
- a CDS encoding DUF2017 domain-containing protein, which yields MFRRRGDRYVATFAVDEVRVLRKVASEVVGLLTDGFDHSDPVVCRLFPEVYPDDAAGTAEFRRYTEGDLKTAKIDQAGAILAALPDDGDGAGEVRLDAEAAEAWLRALNDARLAMGVRLEVKDGTDLGAELDDAVAEDPSSSRVFQLSVYAYLGYLQESLLNALIE from the coding sequence ATGTTCCGCCGCCGGGGTGACCGGTATGTCGCCACGTTCGCCGTCGACGAGGTGCGTGTTCTGCGCAAGGTCGCCTCCGAGGTGGTCGGGCTGCTGACCGACGGCTTCGACCACTCCGACCCGGTGGTGTGCCGACTCTTTCCCGAGGTCTATCCGGACGACGCGGCGGGGACGGCGGAGTTCCGCCGCTACACCGAGGGCGACCTCAAGACCGCCAAGATCGATCAAGCCGGTGCGATCCTGGCCGCGCTCCCCGACGACGGTGACGGCGCCGGGGAGGTGCGCCTGGACGCCGAGGCGGCCGAGGCGTGGCTGCGGGCGCTGAACGACGCCCGGCTGGCGATGGGCGTACGGCTGGAGGTCAAGGACGGCACCGACCTGGGTGCGGAACTGGACGATGCGGTCGCCGAGGATCCGTCCTCCAGTCGGGTGTTCCAGCTTTCGGTCTACGCGTATCTCGGTTATCTCCAGGAGTCCCTGCTCAACGCCTTGATCGAGTGA
- a CDS encoding MoaD family protein, with protein MAIEVRIPTILRSYTGGAKVVEGSGDTLDDLLTDLDSRHAGLRGRLVTEAGALHRFVNVYVNDEDVRFLGALDAKLNDGDSVTILPAVAGGAFGFAAAAAISQHSVVAGRSASVAGRRASVAAS; from the coding sequence ATGGCCATCGAGGTTCGCATCCCCACCATCCTGCGCAGCTACACCGGCGGCGCGAAGGTCGTCGAGGGCAGCGGTGACACGCTGGACGACCTGCTCACCGACCTGGACTCCCGGCACGCCGGGCTGCGGGGCCGGCTGGTCACCGAGGCCGGCGCGCTGCACCGTTTCGTCAACGTCTACGTCAACGACGAGGACGTGCGCTTCCTGGGCGCGCTGGACGCCAAGCTGAACGACGGCGACAGCGTCACCATCCTGCCCGCGGTGGCCGGTGGCGCGTTCGGCTTCGCCGCAGCTGCGGCGATCAGTCAGCACAGCGTCGTCGCCGGGCGCAGCGCGTCCGTCGCCGGGCGTCGCGCGTCCGTCGCCGCGAGCTGA
- a CDS encoding P-loop NTPase family protein — protein sequence MKPGPLHDLGTPDDATGPPGPRPFPDRLGVTVDPRERPAVVAVGPARAGRADVLAALLDLEAGMLAVPTGSWLLLRHATEASRSAYVPGYRTPFSYRTDLPEVGPALARPPRRVELSLPSPLLRRFRLIDTPDIASLGRAGTGVLLDAAGRAGALLFVIAADQSFSADELHLLAEIADSPVQVFFAVTPGTSGWVSPEPSEEPDADPVDPVAVTVEAHRATLLTAVPSLAEARWLPVVEGDALDLRRALGGWASDEELHRSSLDPPDVPGMHGRVPVLPEPGEWSERLDRQVRSAGRRIRQHLALELAKLHLRVVQEIVFGAGCAGLPQLLDREMETFSLLATAQCDHAVRELVEDIGGRLFGVPLPEGVRRRITKAVRWGMSDHVTGPELQRVLLVTSTAGVASLTGAAAVDALASYPTAPRTGILPPVAVSLAGGCWQHWRTPGNADQSAARAWSQRALREIELELSREITRRFEVVRLSLGMVLSDAAEHGILLA from the coding sequence ATGAAGCCGGGCCCTCTCCACGACCTCGGTACGCCCGACGATGCGACCGGGCCGCCGGGTCCCCGCCCGTTCCCCGATCGGCTCGGCGTGACCGTCGACCCGCGTGAGCGACCGGCGGTGGTCGCCGTGGGGCCGGCCCGCGCCGGTCGGGCGGACGTGTTGGCCGCCCTGCTGGACCTGGAGGCCGGAATGCTCGCCGTGCCGACCGGTAGCTGGTTGCTGCTGCGGCACGCGACCGAGGCGAGCCGGTCCGCCTACGTGCCCGGCTACCGGACGCCGTTCTCGTACCGGACCGACCTGCCGGAGGTGGGGCCGGCACTGGCCCGACCTCCGCGCCGGGTCGAGCTGAGCCTGCCCTCGCCACTGCTCAGACGCTTCCGCCTGATCGACACGCCGGACATCGCGTCGCTCGGTCGGGCCGGCACCGGGGTTCTGCTGGACGCCGCCGGCCGGGCCGGGGCGCTGCTGTTCGTGATCGCGGCGGACCAGTCCTTCAGCGCCGACGAACTGCATTTGCTCGCCGAGATCGCCGACAGCCCGGTCCAGGTCTTCTTCGCGGTCACGCCGGGCACGAGCGGCTGGGTGTCGCCGGAACCGTCGGAGGAACCCGACGCCGACCCGGTCGACCCGGTCGCGGTCACCGTCGAGGCGCACCGGGCCACGTTGCTGACCGCCGTACCCAGCCTCGCCGAGGCCCGCTGGCTCCCGGTCGTCGAGGGCGACGCGCTGGACCTGCGGCGGGCGTTGGGCGGTTGGGCCTCCGACGAGGAACTACACCGTTCCAGCCTCGACCCGCCGGACGTGCCCGGGATGCACGGCCGGGTGCCGGTGCTGCCGGAGCCGGGCGAGTGGTCCGAACGGCTCGATCGCCAGGTGCGGTCCGCCGGCCGGCGCATCCGCCAGCACCTGGCGCTGGAACTGGCCAAGCTGCACCTGCGGGTGGTGCAGGAGATCGTCTTCGGCGCCGGCTGCGCCGGTCTGCCGCAGTTGCTCGACCGTGAGATGGAGACGTTTTCCCTGCTGGCCACCGCGCAGTGCGACCACGCCGTGCGGGAGTTGGTCGAGGACATCGGCGGCCGGCTCTTCGGTGTGCCGCTGCCCGAAGGAGTCCGTCGCCGGATCACCAAGGCGGTCCGGTGGGGGATGTCCGACCACGTCACCGGCCCGGAGTTGCAGCGGGTGTTGTTGGTCACCAGCACGGCGGGCGTGGCGTCGCTGACCGGCGCCGCCGCGGTCGACGCGCTGGCGTCGTACCCCACCGCGCCGCGGACCGGGATCCTGCCGCCGGTCGCGGTGTCGCTGGCGGGTGGCTGCTGGCAACACTGGCGTACGCCCGGCAACGCGGACCAGAGCGCCGCCCGGGCCTGGTCCCAGCGGGCGTTGCGGGAGATCGAGCTGGAGTTGTCCCGGGAGATCACCCGCCGCTTCGAGGTGGTGCGTCTCTCGCTCGGCATGGTGCTGTCCGATGCAGCCGAACACGGCATCCTGCTCGCCTGA
- a CDS encoding MBL fold metallo-hydrolase has translation MRLTVLGCAGSFPGPESPCSAYLVEAEDFRLLVDFGSGSLSTLQRYAGLHAPDAILLTHLHCDHILDAASYVVVRRYAPDGPYPPLPVYAPAGAPDRLAAAYGQEDSTVEDVYQFYALQPGTFPIGPFTVTVDRVLHPVETYGVRLEHDGRTLCYSSDTAPCEALLRLAQNADAFLCEASYLDGVDNPPDLHLTGREAGEAAAKANVGRLLLTHLVAAWGSEAHTVTSAASAYTGPLEVVRPGASYDI, from the coding sequence ATGCGACTGACCGTCCTGGGCTGCGCGGGCAGCTTCCCCGGACCCGAGTCCCCCTGCTCGGCCTATCTGGTTGAGGCCGAGGACTTCCGGCTCCTGGTGGACTTCGGCTCGGGCTCGCTGTCCACCCTCCAGCGCTACGCCGGGCTGCACGCCCCGGACGCCATCCTCCTGACCCACCTGCACTGCGACCACATCCTCGACGCCGCGTCGTACGTGGTGGTCCGGCGGTACGCCCCGGACGGCCCGTACCCGCCGCTGCCGGTGTACGCCCCGGCCGGTGCCCCGGACCGGCTCGCCGCCGCGTACGGGCAGGAGGACAGCACGGTCGAGGACGTGTACCAGTTCTACGCGTTGCAACCCGGCACCTTCCCGATCGGCCCGTTCACCGTCACCGTCGACCGGGTGCTGCATCCGGTGGAGACGTACGGCGTGCGGCTGGAGCACGACGGCCGGACGCTCTGCTACTCCTCGGACACCGCCCCCTGCGAGGCGTTGCTGCGGCTGGCCCAGAACGCCGACGCCTTCCTCTGCGAGGCGAGCTATCTCGACGGCGTGGACAATCCGCCCGACCTGCACCTCACCGGCCGGGAGGCGGGCGAGGCGGCGGCCAAGGCCAACGTGGGGCGACTGCTGCTGACTCATCTGGTGGCCGCCTGGGGCAGTGAGGCGCACACCGTGACGTCGGCGGCGTCCGCGTACACGGGTCCGCTGGAAGTGGTGCGGCCGGGCGCCAGCTACGACATCTGA
- the clpS gene encoding ATP-dependent Clp protease adapter ClpS, whose protein sequence is MAAPQVAPAETPDTDEVPASDRPWVTIVWDDPVNLMTYVTWVFQKLFGYSREKAEQLMLDVHHKGKAVVSSGARERMEHDASQLHAYGLWATVERS, encoded by the coding sequence ATGGCGGCTCCGCAGGTTGCACCGGCCGAGACCCCGGACACCGATGAGGTGCCGGCCTCCGACCGGCCGTGGGTGACGATCGTGTGGGACGACCCGGTCAACCTGATGACGTATGTGACCTGGGTCTTCCAGAAGCTCTTCGGTTACAGCCGGGAGAAGGCCGAGCAGCTGATGCTGGACGTGCACCACAAGGGCAAGGCGGTGGTCTCCAGCGGGGCCCGCGAGCGCATGGAGCACGACGCCTCGCAACTGCACGCGTACGGGCTGTGGGCGACGGTGGAGCGCTCGTGA
- a CDS encoding nicotinate phosphoribosyltransferase has product MHSLRPALLTDHYELTMVSAALRDGTADRRCVFEVFSRRLPIGRRYGVVAGTARLVEMIRQFRFDPADLDFLRRTGVVDEQGAAWLADYRFTGDIDGYAEGDLFFPGSPILTVSGGFAECVVLETLVLSVLNHDCAVAAAAARMVTAARGRALIEMGSRRAHEEAAVAAARAAYLAGFRFTSNLAAGQRYGIPTAGTAAHAFTLLHDDERAAFASQVATLGKDTTLLVDTYDISQGIRNAIEVAGPELRAVRIDSGDLAVIAQQSRELLDSLGATETKIIVSGDLDEYAIAALAAEPVDMYGAGTAVVTGSGAPTAGLVYKLVEVEGRPVVKRSEHKATIGGRKVAVRRHKPTGTATEEIIVPQGVPDRHPNDRLLQRSYVADGEPMGLPTLDESREHLRQCLISIPWEGLKLSAGDPAIPVTVVPAE; this is encoded by the coding sequence GTGCACAGCCTTCGTCCCGCCCTGCTGACGGATCACTACGAGCTGACCATGGTCAGCGCTGCGCTGCGCGACGGCACGGCGGATCGCCGCTGTGTCTTCGAGGTGTTCAGCCGGCGGCTGCCGATCGGCCGGCGGTACGGCGTGGTCGCCGGCACCGCCCGGCTGGTGGAGATGATCCGCCAGTTCCGTTTCGACCCGGCCGACCTGGACTTCCTGCGCCGCACCGGCGTGGTCGACGAGCAGGGCGCCGCCTGGCTCGCCGACTACCGGTTCACCGGCGACATCGACGGGTACGCCGAAGGCGACCTGTTCTTCCCCGGCTCCCCCATCCTCACCGTCTCCGGCGGCTTCGCCGAGTGCGTGGTGCTGGAGACGCTGGTGCTGTCGGTGCTCAACCACGACTGCGCGGTGGCCGCCGCCGCGGCCCGGATGGTGACCGCCGCCCGGGGGCGGGCGCTGATCGAGATGGGATCCCGGCGGGCGCACGAGGAGGCGGCCGTCGCCGCGGCCCGCGCCGCGTACCTGGCCGGGTTCCGGTTCACCTCCAACCTCGCCGCCGGCCAGCGCTACGGCATCCCCACCGCGGGTACCGCCGCGCACGCGTTCACCCTGCTGCACGACGACGAGCGGGCCGCCTTCGCCTCGCAGGTCGCCACGCTGGGCAAGGACACCACGCTGCTGGTCGACACGTACGACATCAGCCAGGGCATCCGGAACGCGATCGAGGTGGCCGGGCCGGAACTGCGGGCCGTCCGGATCGACTCCGGCGACCTGGCGGTGATCGCCCAGCAGTCCCGGGAGTTGCTGGACTCGCTCGGCGCCACCGAGACGAAGATCATCGTGTCCGGCGACCTCGACGAGTACGCCATCGCCGCGCTGGCCGCCGAGCCGGTGGACATGTACGGCGCCGGCACCGCCGTGGTCACCGGCTCCGGAGCGCCCACCGCCGGCCTGGTCTACAAGCTGGTCGAGGTCGAGGGACGGCCGGTGGTCAAGCGCTCCGAACACAAGGCCACCATCGGCGGGCGCAAGGTCGCGGTCCGGCGGCACAAGCCCACCGGCACCGCCACCGAGGAGATCATCGTCCCGCAGGGCGTACCGGACCGGCACCCCAACGACCGGCTGCTGCAACGGTCGTACGTGGCCGACGGCGAGCCGATGGGGCTGCCTACGCTTGACGAGTCGCGGGAGCACCTGCGCCAGTGCCTGATCTCCATCCCGTGGGAGGGACTCAAACTCTCCGCAGGCGACCCGGCCATCCCGGTCACCGTCGTACCCGCCGAGTGA